In Aegilops tauschii subsp. strangulata cultivar AL8/78 chromosome 3, Aet v6.0, whole genome shotgun sequence, one genomic interval encodes:
- the LOC109738968 gene encoding cysteine-rich receptor-like protein kinase 10 has protein sequence MAGVLLLLILMPASASAIGIVCGSGGNYTANSTYHSNLAVLNATLPANTSSSPQLFLTATANATANSTAGVVRALALCRHDTTNLTACRECVASSFSYAQKMCPNHTAATVYYDYDETNALQPGCLLGFSGDRDFLSPASGTTGNGTFFQYFNTVTSIPGNAGVVAAAVRQLLGQTARYAAAAARRFATGFMDSIGPGTTTTLYSLAQCTPDLSAGDCLACLQRLVGSINATNSVRLGGRIFRLRCNVRFEAFMFFDDKNIQRIPSPSSLAQAPAPAPAPAGKRHGVKPWVIALSVAASVALVALCFIVYCLRRLRIKNTKGKGKRPHEFQEGDEVWEMEAELSEFAVFDFNQILEATDNFSEENKLGEGGFGPVYKGRFPDGVEIAVKRLDSDSGQGFIEFKNEVELIAKLQHRNLVRLMGCCSQGEEKILVYEYLPNKSLDFFIFDEDRKALLDWNKRIAIIVGTAEGLLYLHKHSRLRVIHRDLKPSNILLDGEMNAKISDFGLAKIFSSNNTDTNTTRKVVGTYGYMAPEYASHGIFSIKSDVFSFGVLTLEIVSGKRNSHECGAFINLLGHAWQLFEEESWGELIDAALVPNIYSTEMMRCINIALLCVQENAVDRPTMLDVIAMLSNKSMILQKPKHPAYFSLSTAGNKEAPTTTKSCSVNDVTISTVTPR, from the exons ATGGCGGGCGTGCTgctcctcctcatcctcatgccggcgtcggcgtcggcgatCGGGATCGTCTGCGGCAGCGGCGGCAACTACACGGCCAACAGCACCTACCATTCCAACCTGGCCGTGCTCAACGCCACCCTCCCCGCAaacacctcctcctccccgcagCTCTTCCTCACCGCTACTGCAAACGCCACGGCCAACTCGACGGCCGGCGTGGTGCGTGCGCTCGCGCTCTGCCGACACGACACCACCAACCTCACCGCGTGCAGGGAGTGCGTCGCCTCCTCCTTCAGCTACGCGCAGAAGATGTGCCCCAACCACACGGCCGCCACCGTCTACTACGACTACGACGAGACCAACGCCTTACAACCAGGGTGCCTCCTCGGCTTCTCCGGCGACCGCGACTTCCTCAGCCCCGCGTCCGGCACCACCGGTAACGGTACCTTCTTCCAGTATTTCAACACGGTGACGTCCATCCCCGGCAACGccggcgtcgtcgctgccgccgTCCGCCAGCTCCTGGGGCAGACGGCGCGCTACGCGGCCGCCGCAGCCAGGAGGTTCGCCACAGGGTTCATGGACTCCATTGGCCCCGGCACCACGACAACGCTCTACTCCCTGGCGCAGTGCACGCCGGACCTGTCTGCCGGCGACTGCCTGGCGTGCCTCCAGCGTCTCGTGGGCTCCATCAACGCCACCAACTCCGTGCGCCTCGGTGGCCGGATCTTCCGGCTCCGCTGCAACGTCAGGTTCGAAGCGTTCATGTTCTTCGACGACAAGAACATACAGCGGATTCCATCTCCATCATCCCTGGCTCAGGCACCGgcgccggctccggctccggcagGCAAGA GACATGGAGTCAAACCTTGGGTAATCGCCTTATCGGTGGCTGCTTCTGTGGCACTAGTTGCACTCTGTTTCATCGTCTACTGTCTTCGGCGGCTTAGAATAAAGAACACAAAAG GTAAAGGGAAACGTCCTCACGAGTTTCAAGAAGGAGATGAAGTTTGGGAAATGGAAGCAGAGCTGTCTGAGTTTGCAGTATTTGACTTTAACCAGATATTAGAGGCTACTGATAACTTTTCCGAGGAAAACAAACTTGGCGAAGGTGGATTTGGCCCTGTTTATAAG GGCCGCTTTCCTGATGGAGTGGAGATAGCAGTTAAGAGACTTGATTCGGATTCAGGACAAGGTTTCATAGAGTTCAAAAATGAAGTTGAGCTCATAGCCAAACTGCAACACAGGAATTTGGTTAGGCTCATGGGATGTTGCTCTCAAGGAGAGGAGAAAATACTGGTCTATGAATACTTGCCAAACAAAAGCTTGGACTTCTTTATCTTTG ATGAAGATAGAAAAGCTCTATTGGACTGGAACAAACGCATTGCGATAATTGTAGGAACAGCAGAAGGACTTCTTTACCTACATAAGCACTCTAGGTTGCGTGTTATACATCGTGATCTTAAACCAAGCAACATTCTTTTGGATGGCGAAATGAATGCTAAAATATCAGATTTTGGATTAGCAAAAATATTCAGCTCAAATAACACCGACACAAATACTACAAGAAAAGTGGTTGGTACATA TGGCTACATGGCACCTGAGTATGCATCCCACGGCATTTTCTCTATCAAATCGGATGTATTCAGCTTTGGTGTTTTAACTCTCGAGATCGTTAGCGGGAAGAGGAATTCCCATGAATGCGGAGCTTTCATCAACCTCCTTGGACAT GCTTGGCAATTATTTGAAGAGGAAAGCTGGGGCGAACTCATTGATGCAGCATTGGTTCCCAACATTTATTCGACAGAAATGATGAGGTGCATTAACATTGCATTGTTGTGTGTACAAGAGAATGCAGTTGATCGACCGACCATGTTGGATGTAATTGCAATGCTAAGCAACAAGAGCATGATCTTACAAAAGCCTAAGCACCCAGCATATTTCAGCTTAAGCACGGCAGGGAACAAAGAAGCACCCACTACTACTAAGTCTTGTAGTGTAAATGATGTCACTATATCTACGGTGACGCCTAGATAG
- the LOC109738966 gene encoding cullin-1-like: MDQDQTPIALEDGWRDMEAGIARLKRILHGVDGTSFTSQEYINLYTMIFNMCTQKPPYDYSEQLYKRYKQALEEYIKSTVLPSLKSKHGEFLLRELVERWKNHKVMVRWLTRFFHYLDRYYVSRKLLLPLKELGLSCFHDLVFGGLKTTLTTIVIDMVDNEREGQLIDRALLKDVVGIYLEIGQGSVGLYELDFEKAFCKGTTDYYSKKAQIWMLEDSCPEYMLKVEDSLQKEKERVGHYLHASTEEKLLEGTILELISWRAEEILYKENSGCRVLLLDGKYEDLSRMYRLFSKIDAGLFHVSKIFKEHVKEEGMSLLKHAADAANGTKNEKKEAVGSPEQEFVRKAIELHDKQLAYVTNCFQNNSAFHKALKAAFEDFCNKDVAGCTSAESLASFCDSILRKGGSEKLSDEVVEDTFDKVVTILSYISDKDLFVEFHRKKLGKRLLFDKSANNEHERSLLSKLKQYFGGQFTAKMEGMLNDVSTARDHQTAFEEYMRDKLPNHRVDFSVTVLTTGFWPSYKTSNINLPSEMIKCVEIFKDYYNSKQKSKRLTWIYSMGNCNIVAKFDAKPIELIVTTYQAAMLLLFNGSERLSYSEIVTQLNLPDDDAVRLLHSLSCAKYKILNKVPSNRIISPNDVFQVNHKFIDKMRRIKVPLPPTDEKKKVVEDVNKDRRFSIDASIVRIMKSRKVMGHQQLVAECVEQLSRMFKPDIKIIKRRIEDLISREYLERDLETANTYRYLA; encoded by the exons ATGGATCAGGACCAGACGCCGATCGCGCTCGAGGACGGGTGGCGCGACATGGAGGCCGGCATCGCCAGGCTCAAGCGCATCCTCCACGGCGTCGACGGCACCAGCTTCACCTCCCAGGAGTACATCAACCTCTACAC AATGATTTTCAACATGTGCACGCAGAAGCCGCCGTACGACTACTCGGAGCAGCTCTACAAGCGCTACAAGCAGGCCCTCGAAGAGTACATCAAATCCACC GTCTTGCCCTCGTTGAAGAGCAAGCACGGCGAGTTTCTGCTGAGGGAAttggtggagaggtggaagaaccACAAGGTGATGGTCAGGTGGTTGACCAGGTTCTTCCACTACCTCGACCGCTACTATGTTTCGCGCAAGTTGCTTCTGCCGCTCAAAGAGCTCGGCTTGAGCTGCTTCCATGATCTA GTTTTCGGCGGGCTGAAAACAACATTGACGACGATTGTTATCGACATG GTTGATAATGAGAGGGAAGGCCAGCTTATAGACCGTGCTCTTCTGAAGGATGTTGTTGGTATCTATCTCGAAATTGGACAGGGTAGTGTCGGTCTCTATGAGCTCGATTTCGAGAAAGCTTTTTGCAAGGGTACCACAGATTACTATTCTAAAAAGGCACAAATCTGGATGCTGGAGGATTCCTGCCCTGAATACATGCTCAAG GTGGAGGACAGCTTACAGAAAGAGAAAGAGCGAGTAGGCCATTACTTGCATGCTTCAACTGAAGAGAAGTTGCTAGAG GGTACTATATTGGAACTCATAAGTTGGCGCGCAGAAGAAATTTTGTACAAAGAAAATTCTGGATGCAGAGTGTTGCTTTTAGATGGAAAG TATGAGGATCTATCAAGAATGTACAGGCTCTTTTCCAAGATAGACGCTGGGCTGTTTCATGTATCGAAAATATTTAAggag CATGTCAAGGAAGAGGGCATGTCCTTGTTGAAACATGCAGCAGATGCTGCCAACGGCACAAAG AATGAGAAGAAGGAAGCTGTGGGTTCGCCGGAGCAG GAATTTGTGCGGAAAGCGATTGAGCTCCACGACAAACAGCTAGCATATGTCACCAACTGTTTCCAAAACAACTCAGCATTTCATAAG GCTCTTAAGGCGGCCTTCGAAGACTTCTGCAACAAAGATGTTGCTGGTTGTACTAGTGCTGAGTCGCTTGCATCATTCTGTGATAGCATCTTGCGGAAAGGTGGAAGCGAAAAGCTAAGCGACGAAGTCGTAGAAGATACCTTTGATAAG GTTGTGACCATTCTTTCATACATCAGTGATAAGGATCTCTTTGTTGAGTTTCACAG GAAGAAGCTTGGAAAGAGATTGCTCTTTGATAAGAGTGCCAATAACGAACACGAGCGAAGCCTCCTTTCCAAGCTCAAGCAGTACTTTGGGGGACAGTTTACTGCAAAAATGGAGGGCATGCTCAATGACGTGTCAACAGCAAGAGACCATCAGACAGCCTTTGAAGAGTACATGAGGGACAAACTACCAAATCATCGTGTAGACTTCAGTGTTACTGTTCTGACGACAGGATTCTGGCCAAGTTACAAAACTTCAAACATAAATCTACCTTCCGAGATG ATTAAATGCGTCGAGATTTTCAAAGATTATTACAATTCGAAACAGAAATCCAAAAGGCTCACTTGGATCTATTCCATGGGAAATTGCAATATCGTTGCAAAGTTTGACGCCAAACCTATCGAGCTGATCGTTACAACATATCAG GCTGCAATGCTTCTGCTATTCAACGGATCTGAACGACTAAGTTACTCCGAGATTGTGACGCAACTAAATCTGCCCGATGATGATGCCGTGCGCCTGCTCCATTCACTCTCATGTGCAAAGTATAAGATTCTTAACAAAGTGCCAAGCAACCGAATAATTTCTCCGAATGACGTCTTTCAGGTCAACCACAAATTTATCGACAAAATGAGGAGGATAAAG GTACCACTTCCTCCTACCGACGAGAAGAAGAAGGTTGTCGAGGATGTCAACAAGGACAGGAGGTTTTCAATCGATGCGAGCATCGTGCGCATCATGAAGAGCCGCAAGGTCATGGGCCATCAGCAACTCGTTGCGGAGTGCGTTGAGCAGCTCAGCCGCATGTTCAAG CCTGACATCAAGATTATCAAGAGGAGGATCGAGGATCTTATCAGCAGGGAATACTTGGAACGAGACCTGGAGACTGCAAACACCTACAGATACTTAGCTTGA